One window from the genome of Pedococcus badiiscoriae encodes:
- a CDS encoding DNA alkylation repair protein, with translation MTHPVVEAIRTALAGAGDPQRAASQQAYMKSSMPYRGITSPQLKALLRPILADPAYRIEERTQWDGAVRDLWDHATHREERYAATALTGHRAYRAWQDPGAVPLYRHLVVTGAWWDHVDEVATNRIGPILLSHQEILTPTVRSWATDDDLWLRRTAIISQLTFKERTDLELLADVIEPNLADSSFWIRKAIGWALRQHARTDPAWVRATVSGYGDRLSGLSRREALKHL, from the coding sequence GTGACGCACCCCGTCGTCGAGGCCATCCGGACCGCCCTCGCCGGGGCGGGCGACCCGCAGCGTGCGGCCAGCCAGCAGGCCTACATGAAGTCGTCGATGCCCTACCGCGGCATCACCTCGCCCCAGCTCAAGGCACTGCTGCGGCCGATCCTGGCCGACCCTGCATACCGGATCGAGGAGCGGACGCAGTGGGATGGCGCCGTGCGCGACCTCTGGGACCACGCCACGCACCGCGAGGAGAGGTATGCCGCGACGGCACTCACCGGGCACCGCGCCTACCGCGCGTGGCAGGACCCGGGGGCGGTTCCGCTCTACCGGCACCTGGTCGTCACCGGCGCCTGGTGGGACCACGTCGACGAGGTCGCCACCAACCGGATCGGTCCGATCCTGTTGTCACACCAGGAGATCCTGACCCCGACGGTGCGCTCGTGGGCCACCGACGACGACCTCTGGCTGCGGCGTACCGCCATCATCAGCCAGCTGACCTTCAAGGAGCGGACGGACCTTGAGCTGTTGGCCGACGTCATCGAGCCGAACCTCGCGGACTCCAGCTTCTGGATCCGCAAGGCCATCGGGTGGGCGCTGCGTCAGCACGCACGGACCGATCCGGCCTGGGTGCGGGCGACCGTGTCGGGATACGGAGACCGCCTCAGCGGGCTGAGCCGTCGAGAGGCCCTCAAGCACCTGTGA
- a CDS encoding DUF1990 family protein — protein MADESWSDAPSGSRPFERTVLIGDTAAQWLLATEAVLAWGVKTRSGFAVLHSAGTDGHVVDGAEYTLVAEVGPLRIHEPVRVVSVVDLPDRCGFAYATRPGHPVTGEEAFIVHRTADGRVWFTLRSLTRPGIGRWRLAFPVILLAQRWYRRRYLKAMREIVSTAD, from the coding sequence GTGGCCGACGAGTCGTGGTCGGATGCTCCCTCAGGGTCTCGACCGTTCGAACGGACCGTCCTCATTGGCGACACTGCCGCTCAGTGGCTCCTCGCGACGGAGGCAGTTCTGGCCTGGGGCGTGAAGACCCGAAGCGGGTTCGCCGTCCTGCACAGTGCCGGGACCGACGGGCACGTGGTCGACGGCGCCGAGTACACCTTGGTCGCGGAGGTGGGGCCGCTTCGCATCCACGAACCCGTCCGGGTGGTGTCAGTCGTGGACCTGCCCGACCGGTGCGGATTCGCCTACGCCACCCGCCCTGGGCACCCCGTCACCGGGGAGGAGGCGTTCATCGTTCACCGCACCGCCGACGGGCGCGTTTGGTTCACGCTGCGATCCCTGACTCGACCTGGGATCGGACGGTGGCGTCTGGCATTCCCCGTCATCCTGTTAGCTCAACGCTGGTACCGCCGCCGCTACCTGAAAGCAATGCGTGAAATCGTCAGTACGGCGGACTGA
- a CDS encoding DUF2277 domain-containing protein, producing MCRNIRQLHNFEPAATSEEVRAAALQYVRKVSGSTKPSAANQAAFDEAVAEVAHATQHLLDHLTTTAAPKDRETEAAKARARAQARYGAA from the coding sequence ATGTGCCGAAACATCCGCCAGCTGCACAACTTCGAGCCCGCCGCCACCTCCGAGGAGGTCCGCGCCGCCGCCCTCCAGTACGTCCGCAAGGTCAGTGGCAGCACCAAGCCCAGCGCGGCCAACCAGGCTGCCTTCGACGAGGCCGTCGCGGAGGTCGCGCACGCGACCCAGCACCTGCTCGACCACCTGACGACGACGGCCGCGCCCAAGGACCGGGAGACCGAGGCAGCCAAGGCCAGGGCCCGCGCCCAGGCGCGCTACGGCGCCGCCTGA
- a CDS encoding DinB family protein: MASKATKHPDMWVDPEDDPREAAGTSAKDERSVLLDYLRHFRMTFEMKCDGLDAEQLARRSVEPSTMSLLGLLRHLAAVEQTWFRITMVNEDVPRLWGKDQHRDADFDGAVADEAGVAEAWESWRREVAYAEEFVERTESLEAVSTHATRGPITLRELLVHMIEEYARHCGHADLIRERIDGRTGQ, encoded by the coding sequence ATGGCATCGAAGGCGACGAAGCACCCCGACATGTGGGTCGACCCCGAAGACGACCCCCGCGAGGCCGCCGGCACCTCGGCGAAGGACGAACGCAGCGTCCTGCTGGACTACCTGCGACATTTTCGGATGACCTTCGAGATGAAGTGCGACGGCCTCGACGCCGAGCAGCTGGCGCGGCGCTCGGTGGAGCCGTCGACCATGTCGCTGCTGGGGCTGCTGCGTCACCTCGCGGCCGTGGAGCAGACCTGGTTCCGGATCACGATGGTCAACGAGGACGTGCCGCGGCTGTGGGGCAAGGACCAGCACCGCGACGCCGACTTCGACGGCGCGGTGGCTGACGAGGCCGGCGTCGCCGAGGCCTGGGAGTCGTGGCGTCGAGAGGTCGCGTACGCCGAGGAGTTCGTCGAGCGCACGGAGTCCCTCGAGGCGGTCAGCACCCACGCGACCCGCGGGCCGATCACGTTGCGGGAGCTGCTCGTCCACATGATCGAGGAGTACGCGCGGCACTGCGGTCACGCCGACCTCATCCGCGAGCGCATCGACGGCCGAACCGGACAGTGA
- a CDS encoding flavin-containing monooxygenase — protein MPYLVRQDHLAPPVTAPIPVNPSLPRACVIGAGSSGLAAAKALYQAHVPFDCFERGSVVGGNWVYDNPNGVSACYETLEINTSGPRMAFSDFPMPPDYPPYARHDQVAAYFNAYVDHFGFRDRITFHTTVTDVSPGPGGTWLVSTTGPDGDHVREYDAVLVANGHHWDPRWPDPAYPGVFDGEQIHAHDYRSGAQLAGRDVVVVGSGNSALDIAVEAGKVARSANLSQRRGQWVLRKFALGRPADQVVLPGWLPWWATAARLRVGALLSGNVAKLGLPQPHHAPGQSHPVQSEGIREALRSGRVTPRPAIERLDGDHVVFADGARVPADLIVWATGYRVSFPFLDPSLVAAKDNDLPLWKRTIHPDLPGLYFIGLVQPVGAVMPLAQAQGEWVAQLLIGRYAPPPDAEVRRQMRADHERNKRQFYSSVRHTMEVDFDHYLWDLRRELRRGFDRARAQVRAGRAHRP, from the coding sequence ATGCCCTACCTCGTCAGGCAGGACCACCTCGCGCCCCCGGTCACCGCGCCGATTCCCGTCAACCCGTCCCTGCCGCGGGCCTGCGTCATCGGTGCGGGGTCCTCCGGCCTGGCCGCGGCGAAGGCGCTCTACCAGGCGCACGTCCCGTTCGACTGCTTCGAGCGCGGCAGCGTGGTGGGCGGCAACTGGGTCTACGACAACCCCAACGGGGTGTCGGCCTGCTACGAGACGCTGGAGATCAACACGTCCGGCCCGCGGATGGCCTTCTCCGACTTCCCGATGCCGCCGGACTACCCGCCGTATGCCCGCCACGACCAGGTCGCCGCCTACTTCAACGCCTACGTCGACCACTTCGGGTTCCGTGACCGGATCACCTTCCACACCACCGTCACCGACGTCTCGCCCGGACCGGGCGGCACCTGGCTGGTGAGCACGACGGGCCCCGACGGCGACCACGTCCGGGAGTACGACGCCGTCCTCGTCGCGAACGGCCACCACTGGGACCCGCGGTGGCCCGACCCGGCATACCCGGGGGTGTTCGACGGCGAGCAGATCCACGCGCACGACTATCGCTCCGGGGCGCAGCTGGCCGGCCGCGACGTCGTCGTGGTGGGGTCGGGCAACTCGGCCCTGGACATCGCCGTCGAGGCCGGCAAGGTCGCGCGCTCGGCCAACCTGTCGCAACGCCGCGGTCAGTGGGTGCTGCGCAAGTTCGCTCTCGGCCGTCCCGCCGACCAGGTCGTGCTGCCCGGCTGGCTGCCGTGGTGGGCGACGGCCGCCCGGCTGCGGGTCGGGGCGCTCCTGTCCGGCAACGTCGCCAAGCTCGGCCTCCCACAACCCCACCACGCGCCTGGTCAGTCCCATCCCGTGCAGTCCGAGGGCATCCGCGAGGCGCTGCGATCCGGCAGGGTTACGCCGCGTCCGGCCATCGAGCGGCTCGACGGCGACCACGTCGTGTTCGCCGACGGTGCCCGCGTGCCGGCCGACCTGATCGTCTGGGCCACCGGCTACCGGGTGAGCTTCCCGTTCCTCGACCCGTCGCTGGTGGCGGCCAAGGACAACGACCTGCCGCTGTGGAAGCGCACGATCCACCCCGACCTGCCAGGGCTGTACTTCATCGGGCTGGTCCAGCCCGTGGGCGCGGTCATGCCCTTGGCCCAGGCGCAGGGGGAGTGGGTCGCCCAGCTGCTCATCGGTCGCTACGCGCCGCCGCCGGACGCCGAGGTCCGCCGCCAGATGCGAGCCGACCACGAGCGCAACAAGCGACAGTTCTACTCCTCGGTGCGACACACCATGGAGGTCGACTTCGACCACTACCTGTGGGACCTGCGCCGCGAGCTGCGCCGAGGGTTCGACCGGGCCAGGGCCCAGGTTCGTGCGGGCCGGGCCCACCGGCCATGA
- a CDS encoding DNA glycosylase AlkZ-like family protein, translating to MDEILLSRAEARRIAVRAQLLDAPQPTDLLDAVRHLASVQVDLTAAVAPSADLVCWSRLGRRYTVGDLDELFQERAVVELRGFLRPAEDIRLYRAEMAQWPGPEPLRDWQMDVAEWVSANDDCRLDILEQLESEAPLSARRLPDSCVVPWRSTGWTNNKNTQRMLDFMEARGEVAVVSREGRERQWDLATRVFPETAAMPLQEALLERARRRLAALGLAREKAAEAPGEPNDVGQVGTVAFVEGVRGPWRVDPEQLDRLAEPFVGRTVLLSPLDRLVFDRKRMAELFEFDYQLEMYKPAAKRRWGYWAMPILHGDRFVGKLDATADLAAGVLRVDAVHEDAPLPADVRAAVDAEIADLAEWLGLVVAR from the coding sequence ATGGACGAGATCCTGCTGTCCCGTGCGGAGGCGCGACGCATCGCGGTGCGGGCGCAGCTGCTCGACGCGCCCCAGCCGACTGACCTGCTCGACGCGGTGCGGCATCTCGCGTCGGTGCAGGTGGACCTGACGGCTGCGGTGGCACCCAGCGCCGACCTCGTCTGCTGGAGCCGTCTTGGCCGGCGCTACACGGTGGGCGACCTCGACGAGCTGTTCCAGGAGCGGGCCGTGGTCGAGCTGCGAGGCTTTCTGAGGCCGGCCGAGGACATCCGCCTCTACCGCGCGGAGATGGCCCAGTGGCCCGGCCCGGAACCCCTGCGCGACTGGCAGATGGACGTCGCCGAGTGGGTCTCGGCCAACGACGACTGTCGCCTCGACATCCTCGAGCAGCTCGAGTCGGAGGCTCCGCTGTCGGCGCGCCGGCTGCCCGACTCGTGCGTGGTGCCGTGGCGCTCGACCGGTTGGACCAACAACAAGAACACCCAGCGGATGCTCGACTTCATGGAGGCCCGGGGCGAGGTCGCCGTGGTCAGTCGCGAGGGCCGCGAGCGGCAGTGGGACCTCGCCACTCGGGTGTTTCCGGAGACGGCTGCGATGCCTCTACAGGAGGCCCTTCTCGAACGGGCCCGGCGGCGGCTGGCCGCGCTCGGACTGGCCCGGGAGAAGGCGGCCGAGGCGCCCGGCGAGCCGAACGACGTGGGGCAGGTCGGCACCGTGGCGTTCGTGGAGGGGGTGCGGGGGCCCTGGCGGGTCGATCCGGAGCAGCTGGACCGCCTCGCCGAACCGTTCGTCGGACGCACCGTGCTGCTGTCCCCGCTGGACCGGCTGGTCTTCGACCGCAAGCGGATGGCCGAGCTGTTCGAGTTCGACTACCAGCTCGAGATGTACAAACCGGCCGCGAAGCGGCGATGGGGCTACTGGGCCATGCCGATCCTGCACGGCGACCGTTTCGTCGGAAAGCTCGACGCAACGGCCGATCTGGCGGCGGGAGTGCTCCGCGTCGATGCGGTCCACGAGGACGCACCACTCCCGGCGGACGTCCGCGCCGCGGTCGACGCCGAGATCGCGGACCTCGCCGAGTGGCTCGGGCTGGTCGTCGCCCGCTGA
- the dnaB gene encoding replicative DNA helicase — protein MSTSAFGTGGDGPPPSDDRVPPQDLHAEQSVLGGMLLSKDAIADCVEGLRGTDFYRPAHELIYDAILDLYGRGEPADAITVSDELSKRGDLQRIGGQAYLHTLIQAVPTAANAGYYAEIVSERAVLRRLVEAGTRIVQLGYQQGNGDVEDIVNAAQAEVYAVADKRGGEDYHALGDILEETLNEIEVAAGRDASEMIGVPTGFIELDELTHGLHPGQMIVLAARPAVGKSTMGLDVARSAAIKHKMATAVFSLEMSRSEITMRVLSAEAQIQLQDLRKGTIGDAGWKKLARIMGQISDSPLFIDDSPNMSLMEIRAKCRRLKQQHNLRLVVIDYLQLMSSGKKVESRQQEVSEFSRALKLLAKELEVPVIAISQLNRGPEQRTDKRPQMSDLRESGSIEQDADMVILLHRDKADPGREGEADVIVAKHRNGPTKDLVLAFQGHYSRFANMARDGF, from the coding sequence TTGAGCACGAGTGCGTTCGGCACGGGGGGCGACGGTCCCCCGCCGAGTGACGACCGCGTCCCCCCGCAGGACCTGCACGCCGAACAGTCCGTCCTCGGCGGCATGTTGCTGTCCAAGGATGCGATCGCCGACTGCGTCGAGGGGCTTCGCGGCACCGACTTCTACCGGCCCGCTCACGAGCTGATCTACGACGCGATCCTCGACCTCTATGGCCGGGGTGAGCCGGCCGACGCGATCACGGTGTCGGACGAGCTGTCCAAGCGCGGTGACCTGCAGCGGATCGGCGGCCAGGCCTACCTGCACACCCTGATCCAAGCCGTCCCCACGGCTGCGAACGCCGGCTACTACGCCGAGATCGTCAGCGAGCGGGCAGTGCTGCGCCGCCTCGTCGAGGCCGGCACCCGCATCGTGCAGCTTGGCTACCAGCAGGGCAACGGCGACGTCGAGGACATCGTCAACGCCGCCCAGGCCGAGGTGTATGCCGTTGCCGACAAGCGCGGGGGCGAGGACTACCACGCGCTCGGCGACATCCTCGAGGAGACGCTCAACGAGATCGAGGTCGCCGCTGGGCGTGACGCCAGCGAGATGATCGGGGTGCCGACGGGGTTCATCGAGCTCGACGAGCTGACCCATGGACTGCACCCGGGACAGATGATCGTCCTCGCCGCTCGACCGGCGGTCGGCAAGTCGACGATGGGCCTGGACGTGGCACGGTCGGCTGCCATCAAGCACAAGATGGCGACCGCCGTCTTCTCGCTCGAGATGAGCAGGTCGGAGATCACGATGCGTGTGCTCTCGGCCGAGGCCCAGATCCAGCTGCAGGACCTGCGCAAGGGCACGATCGGCGACGCCGGCTGGAAGAAGCTCGCGCGCATCATGGGTCAGATCTCGGACTCTCCCCTCTTCATCGACGACTCGCCCAACATGTCGCTGATGGAGATCCGGGCCAAGTGCCGCCGCCTCAAACAGCAGCACAACCTCAGACTCGTGGTCATCGACTACCTCCAGCTGATGAGCTCGGGCAAGAAGGTCGAGTCGCGTCAGCAGGAGGTGTCGGAGTTCTCGCGTGCGCTCAAGCTGCTCGCCAAGGAGCTCGAGGTGCCGGTGATCGCGATCAGCCAGCTGAACCGCGGGCCCGAGCAGCGCACCGACAAGCGCCCGCAGATGTCCGACCTGCGTGAGTCGGGCTCGATCGAGCAGGACGCCGACATGGTGATCCTGCTGCACCGGGACAAGGCCGACCCCGGCCGGGAGGGTGAGGCGGACGTGATCGTGGCCAAGCACCGTAACGGTCCGACCAAGGATCTCGTGCTGGCCTTCCAGGGCCACTACTCCCGCTTCGCCAACATGGCGCGCGACGGCTTCTAA
- a CDS encoding DUF6518 family protein: MDEPRCLRASTVIMLMCLAGRVKRLAVLEGLVLCGSLLFGAADQYLGSLSAHPWGAYVSGLSAPWLLLPLIVGATQPTAKTAVVMGTATTFAALTGYCLMGLSPLENAHLSVASVWAFLRAGNYRWFVAGAITGPLFGRGGWAWRRGRVRWAIVAVAAFCLEPLLHAVLGSPIPVPEVWQGEVIFGILAAIHVIQRSRARAVPSDGA; this comes from the coding sequence TTGGACGAACCGCGGTGCCTGCGGGCCTCGACCGTCATCATGCTCATGTGCTTGGCGGGGCGTGTGAAACGACTGGCCGTACTCGAAGGTCTGGTGCTGTGTGGATCGCTTCTGTTTGGCGCCGCTGACCAGTACCTGGGCAGCCTGAGTGCGCACCCGTGGGGGGCGTACGTCAGCGGCCTGTCCGCACCGTGGTTGCTCCTGCCGTTGATCGTCGGTGCCACGCAGCCCACGGCCAAGACCGCGGTGGTGATGGGGACCGCGACCACCTTCGCAGCGCTGACCGGCTACTGCCTGATGGGCCTGAGCCCATTGGAGAATGCCCACCTCAGCGTGGCATCCGTCTGGGCGTTTCTGCGTGCGGGCAACTATCGCTGGTTCGTCGCAGGGGCTATCACCGGGCCGCTGTTCGGCCGCGGTGGATGGGCTTGGCGCCGAGGTCGAGTCCGTTGGGCGATCGTCGCGGTCGCGGCCTTCTGCTTGGAGCCGCTGCTTCACGCAGTGCTGGGCAGCCCGATCCCCGTGCCGGAAGTCTGGCAAGGCGAGGTCATCTTCGGCATCCTCGCTGCGATCCACGTGATCCAACGGTCTCGAGCACGCGCAGTCCCGTCAGACGGGGCCTGA
- a CDS encoding DUF429 domain-containing protein, protein MGDLPNARDLSVELTQQVAALAARLEMDGGLEAHGGLEVTQRQALAEIASTVRRLGAALGVDVDDPAMRVAGSLTTSSGAPSPAPPVEVIVPVLGVDACAAGWVGAILDPNAPRPRIAVAASIGALVEAVRQTLDLQAVAIDIPIGLPDDSTRQADVLARKALKGKASTVFTTLTREAYEQETRAAADTANRARSGQGVGAQAFRLRDKVLEVDAWVRSRPTVAVFEAHPELSFAIMAGAPIRAAKRTDEGRAARLAALAAAGIASPSVLKGDGYAADDVLDACAAAWTAARRTTGLARSLPETPETFSDGIPAAIWV, encoded by the coding sequence GTGGGAGACCTCCCGAACGCGCGCGACCTCTCCGTCGAGCTCACCCAGCAGGTAGCAGCCCTGGCTGCGCGGCTCGAGATGGACGGCGGGCTCGAGGCGCACGGCGGGCTCGAGGTGACGCAGAGGCAGGCGTTGGCCGAGATCGCCAGCACCGTGCGACGGCTCGGGGCCGCACTGGGGGTGGACGTCGACGACCCTGCCATGCGCGTGGCCGGTTCGCTGACCACCTCATCGGGCGCCCCGTCACCCGCCCCGCCGGTGGAGGTGATCGTCCCCGTGCTCGGTGTCGACGCCTGCGCGGCCGGATGGGTCGGCGCCATCCTGGACCCCAACGCTCCGCGCCCTCGGATCGCCGTGGCCGCCAGTATCGGCGCCCTCGTCGAGGCGGTGCGCCAGACGCTCGACCTCCAGGCCGTGGCGATCGACATCCCCATCGGGCTGCCCGACGACAGCACTCGCCAGGCCGATGTCCTGGCGCGAAAGGCGTTGAAAGGCAAGGCTTCCACGGTCTTCACCACCCTGACCCGGGAGGCTTACGAGCAGGAGACGCGGGCTGCCGCGGACACGGCCAACCGCGCCAGGTCAGGTCAGGGCGTGGGTGCGCAGGCTTTCAGGCTGCGGGACAAGGTCCTCGAGGTCGACGCGTGGGTGCGCAGCCGTCCGACGGTCGCGGTCTTCGAAGCCCACCCTGAGCTGAGCTTCGCCATCATGGCCGGGGCGCCGATCCGGGCCGCGAAAAGGACCGACGAGGGCCGCGCCGCCCGGCTCGCTGCCCTCGCCGCAGCCGGCATCGCGTCACCCTCCGTGCTCAAGGGCGACGGGTATGCCGCGGACGACGTCCTCGACGCGTGCGCGGCTGCGTGGACCGCCGCGCGTCGCACGACTGGTCTGGCACGGTCCCTGCCGGAGACACCGGAGACCTTCTCGGACGGCATACCTGCAGCGATCTGGGTCTGA
- a CDS encoding VOC family protein, protein MASILNPYIQFQDNARQALEFYQETFGGELTVSTLGEFGDPSQPGADGVMHGNLKTPSGFTIMAADTPPGMDYDPGSNIAISLSGDDGDELRGYWDKLSGDGTVRVPLEKQMWGDEFGMCTDQFGIGWMVNIAGTPA, encoded by the coding sequence ATGGCCTCGATCCTCAACCCCTACATCCAGTTCCAGGACAATGCCCGCCAGGCTCTCGAGTTCTACCAGGAGACCTTCGGCGGCGAGCTCACCGTGAGCACCCTCGGAGAGTTCGGCGACCCCAGCCAGCCGGGTGCCGACGGCGTCATGCACGGCAACCTCAAGACCCCCTCCGGCTTCACGATCATGGCCGCCGACACCCCGCCCGGCATGGACTACGACCCGGGCAGCAACATCGCGATCAGCCTCTCCGGAGACGACGGCGACGAGCTCCGCGGCTACTGGGACAAGCTGTCCGGTGACGGCACGGTGCGGGTCCCGTTGGAGAAGCAGATGTGGGGCGACGAGTTCGGCATGTGCACCGACCAGTTCGGCATCGGCTGGATGGTCAACATCGCCGGGACGCCCGCCTAG
- a CDS encoding glycoside hydrolase family 13 protein, with protein MAVDREPSPWWRSAVMYQVYPRSFADGNGDGEGDLQGLRAKLPYLAELGVDGLWISPWFPSPMADGGYDVSDFRDIHPMFGTLGDADAVLSEARALGLRVIIDLVPNHTSDQHPWFLSALASEPGSAERARYFFRDGRGESGDEPPNNWISAFGGPAWTRIVEPNGSPGQWYLHLFAPEQPDLDWSNQQVLDDFDDVLRFWFDRGVDGLRIDAAPAMSKKAGLPDADYGGVLQFRTVDWDDNPHWDVDTVHDIFRRWRAIADTYDGDRAFVAEAVVSSPERLAHYLRPDEMHTAFNFPYLKGPWEAAALRQVIDATLSSFAPLGVPSTWVLTSHDETRPVTRYGRPTTSSYFISDGEGEVSDLVLGTRRARAAAMLMLALPGGAYVYQGEELGLPNVDDLPDEVLQDPMFLRSGGQMRGRDGCRVPLPWSGQEPPFGFSPDGVAPWLPQPASWSALTVEAQDGDPASMLTLYREALRLRRDTDGLDAAGLAWRASSPQVLDFDRGDVLRCVVNLSDEPVEVPEDRVLLSSIPLEDGRLPSDATAWLRP; from the coding sequence GTGGCCGTCGACCGAGAGCCGTCCCCGTGGTGGCGGTCTGCTGTGATGTACCAGGTCTACCCGCGCAGCTTCGCTGACGGGAACGGCGACGGCGAGGGCGACCTGCAGGGCCTGCGCGCCAAGCTGCCGTACCTCGCCGAGCTCGGCGTCGACGGCCTCTGGATCTCGCCGTGGTTCCCGTCGCCGATGGCTGACGGTGGGTATGACGTCAGCGACTTCCGCGACATCCACCCGATGTTCGGGACCTTGGGGGACGCGGACGCGGTGTTGAGTGAGGCGCGCGCGCTGGGCCTGCGGGTCATCATCGACCTCGTCCCGAACCACACCTCGGACCAGCACCCGTGGTTCCTCAGCGCCCTCGCCTCCGAGCCAGGGTCAGCCGAGCGCGCGCGCTACTTCTTCAGGGACGGCCGCGGAGAGAGCGGCGACGAGCCACCCAACAACTGGATCAGCGCGTTCGGGGGTCCGGCCTGGACGCGGATCGTCGAGCCGAACGGTTCACCCGGGCAGTGGTACCTGCACCTGTTCGCCCCCGAGCAGCCTGATCTCGACTGGAGCAACCAGCAGGTGCTGGACGACTTCGACGACGTGCTGCGGTTCTGGTTCGACCGCGGTGTCGACGGGCTACGCATCGACGCGGCGCCGGCGATGTCGAAGAAGGCGGGGCTGCCCGACGCCGACTACGGCGGGGTGCTGCAGTTCCGGACGGTCGACTGGGACGACAACCCGCACTGGGACGTCGACACCGTGCACGACATCTTCCGTCGCTGGAGGGCCATCGCGGACACCTACGACGGCGACCGCGCGTTCGTGGCCGAAGCCGTCGTCAGCTCGCCCGAGCGCCTCGCGCACTACCTGAGACCCGACGAGATGCACACGGCCTTCAACTTCCCCTACCTCAAGGGGCCCTGGGAGGCCGCAGCCCTCCGGCAGGTCATCGACGCGACCCTGTCGTCGTTCGCACCCCTCGGCGTTCCCTCGACCTGGGTGCTGACCAGCCACGACGAGACCCGCCCTGTGACGCGGTACGGTCGGCCGACCACCAGCTCGTACTTCATCAGCGACGGGGAGGGAGAGGTCTCCGACCTGGTGCTCGGGACCCGCCGGGCGCGGGCCGCCGCGATGCTCATGCTCGCGCTGCCTGGCGGGGCCTACGTCTACCAGGGCGAGGAGCTCGGTCTGCCGAACGTCGACGACCTTCCCGACGAGGTGCTGCAGGACCCGATGTTCCTGCGCAGCGGCGGGCAGATGCGCGGGCGCGACGGATGTCGCGTCCCGCTGCCGTGGAGCGGCCAGGAGCCGCCGTTCGGCTTCTCCCCTGATGGTGTCGCGCCCTGGCTGCCACAACCAGCGTCATGGAGCGCGCTCACCGTCGAGGCCCAGGACGGCGACCCCGCCTCGATGCTGACCCTCTATCGCGAGGCCCTTCGGCTGCGCCGCGACACCGACGGCCTCGATGCCGCCGGGCTCGCGTGGCGCGCGTCCTCACCGCAGGTCCTCGACTTCGACCGCGGCGATGTCCTTCGATGCGTGGTCAACCTGTCGGACGAGCCGGTCGAGGTCCCCGAGGACCGGGTGCTGTTGTCCAGCATCCCGCTCGAGGACGGGCGTCTGCCCAGCGACGCCACCGCCTGGCTGCGCCCCTGA
- a CDS encoding GTP pyrophosphokinase: protein MSDQAARPEPVSVHDAVQEYAVRQPGLRVHADQFVALVTSLLDDAGMNYVSVTGRAKSVASFAAKAGRTIDGEQVYTDPLTEITDQIGVRVVTYLHGDVDAVAGLLSDQFSVLDDRDMGRETARQGRFGYSSRHLLVAVDPVKGVPAAYEPLKGRSASVQVRTILQHAWAEFEHDVRYKGTIPEEHVPDLDRRFTLAAGLLELADREFSEIRDTLQATMGGQRLTVDEDDPRISASDLATFLAGQFQDAGWSRTDHYAWISGLLLELGITSLDELSGLLSSIDLEGINARMGYRYPAGAVRRLDDALLAVYGGRYLALHGNAHREAALRTRLEKIRAV from the coding sequence GTGAGCGACCAGGCCGCACGTCCCGAACCCGTCAGCGTCCATGACGCGGTGCAGGAGTATGCCGTGCGGCAGCCCGGCCTGCGCGTGCACGCAGACCAGTTCGTGGCGCTGGTCACCTCACTGCTCGACGACGCGGGCATGAACTACGTCAGCGTCACGGGTCGGGCCAAGTCGGTCGCATCCTTCGCGGCGAAGGCAGGCCGCACCATCGACGGCGAGCAGGTCTACACCGACCCGCTCACCGAGATCACCGACCAGATCGGCGTCCGGGTGGTCACCTACCTGCACGGCGACGTGGACGCCGTGGCGGGCCTGCTGTCCGACCAGTTCAGCGTCCTCGACGACCGTGACATGGGCCGTGAGACGGCCCGTCAGGGCCGGTTTGGCTACTCGAGCCGTCACCTGCTCGTGGCGGTCGACCCCGTCAAGGGCGTGCCCGCGGCATACGAACCGTTGAAGGGGCGCAGCGCCTCGGTGCAGGTGCGCACGATCCTCCAGCACGCGTGGGCCGAGTTCGAGCACGACGTGCGTTACAAGGGGACGATCCCCGAGGAGCACGTGCCCGACCTCGACCGCCGGTTCACCCTCGCGGCGGGTCTGCTCGAGCTGGCCGACCGGGAGTTCTCCGAGATCCGCGACACCCTGCAGGCGACCATGGGCGGCCAGCGGCTGACCGTGGACGAGGACGACCCGCGGATCAGCGCCTCGGACCTCGCGACCTTCCTCGCCGGTCAGTTCCAGGACGCCGGCTGGTCGCGCACCGACCACTACGCCTGGATCTCGGGCCTGCTGCTCGAGCTCGGCATCACCTCACTCGACGAGCTCTCCGGCCTGCTGTCCTCGATCGACCTCGAGGGGATCAACGCACGGATGGGCTACCGGTATCCGGCGGGCGCGGTGCGACGCCTCGACGACGCCCTGCTCGCGGTCTACGGCGGCCGTTACCTCGCACTGCACGGCAACGCCCATCGCGAGGCGGCCCTGCGCACCCGCCTCGAGAAGATCCGAGCCGTCTGA